One region of Mucilaginibacter gotjawali genomic DNA includes:
- a CDS encoding acyltransferase family protein, whose amino-acid sequence MADQGKILSIQYLRGLAALGVVLCHYGSNLDQYPALSRIFNFGQEGVHVFFLISGFIIVYSLDKAGYKPKQFFTFLLKRSIRIDPAYFVVILLTLALFKILSFVPDFHGQRTPFIPGQFIAHIFYFIPFTKYPFYNHVFWTLSVEFQFYLLIGIFYFLAESYSYKLVFLIIFSLTCLIPFGNADYLVLSYAPIFALGISLFNFYKDRKWTNLILPVALLGLIEYKFGLDVAVLLSFSSLMIFLIKSLIKPLIFFGNISYSLYLTHSLCLIVFLGLSKKTNLSLGQNQLWWLFIEILIAVLVAYLFYFLIERPSMILSKHVFYKRARDN is encoded by the coding sequence ATGGCTGATCAGGGTAAAATATTAAGTATTCAATATCTGCGCGGACTTGCAGCCCTGGGTGTTGTTTTATGCCATTATGGGTCCAATCTGGATCAATATCCTGCGTTATCGAGGATTTTTAATTTTGGCCAGGAAGGTGTACACGTATTTTTTTTAATCAGCGGCTTTATTATTGTTTATTCGCTGGATAAAGCGGGATATAAGCCAAAACAATTTTTTACTTTTTTACTCAAAAGGTCCATCCGGATAGATCCGGCCTACTTTGTGGTGATTTTACTGACGCTGGCCTTATTTAAAATTCTGTCATTTGTCCCTGACTTTCACGGACAGAGAACCCCTTTTATCCCTGGTCAATTCATTGCCCATATCTTCTACTTCATCCCATTTACAAAATATCCTTTCTACAATCACGTCTTCTGGACATTATCTGTAGAATTTCAATTTTATTTACTGATAGGGATTTTTTACTTTTTGGCAGAAAGCTATTCGTACAAACTTGTTTTTTTAATAATATTCAGTTTGACCTGCCTAATCCCTTTTGGCAACGCTGATTACCTGGTTTTAAGCTATGCGCCGATATTTGCTTTAGGTATTTCACTTTTTAACTTTTATAAAGATCGGAAATGGACGAATTTGATTTTGCCAGTGGCATTATTAGGGTTGATCGAATACAAGTTTGGTTTAGATGTTGCTGTGTTACTTTCATTTAGCTCTTTGATGATATTTTTAATAAAGTCGCTAATAAAGCCGCTGATTTTTTTTGGAAATATATCGTATTCGCTCTATCTTACTCACAGCCTTTGCTTAATTGTGTTCTTAGGTTTATCAAAAAAAACAAATCTTAGCCTTGGTCAAAATCAACTTTGGTGGCTTTTTATTGAAATTTTAATAGCTGTTTTAGTAGCGTATCTTTTTTATTTTTTAATTGAACGGCCTTCGATGATTTTATCAAAACATGTTTTTTATAAAAGAGCAAGGGATAATTAA
- a CDS encoding autotransporter outer membrane beta-barrel domain-containing protein: MIALSTSPINLSMLRKLNTWYTIADGNWSNPNIWVGNAKRKYSIPQPGDNVCVNNSVILDVNNLTVNNLSGAGDLIFGTSSKTLNISGELNMVGSLDMSNAAHQLLLYGYSNYIALFIPGTSGTVNYVSTSAYQSVMPATYQNLTISGTGTSQLIGDVIVNGNLILSGNPNTGAGGILELSNCSFTVYGTSTFNQPSLLSKNSNVGNTLFVGAVSANGGDNKRFNLSGNPNMEFRGGLSLNQNSQQSNLGTGLMSFTTNNQNLNGTSTFNFGANIFIGSGITLTITGNGINSFGTITGEDSSSTLNNNSQLYLFNNTLPMSTGGVFNYMNTTPSTIGFCCNGNLTIPLNTFYNLDIQGTGVKTLGANTTVNNNLTLENSGNLECSSYSLSVTGVTVANQPSLLSKNSNSGYLLFEGNVTGLGGDSKRFDFTGNPNIEFRNGFSLNQKASGNTLGTGVISFTTNNQNFAYTSGQTIVSNPILISGAITVVFSGPLSGGYFDLLNTVNGTISGSTWNNECYSKYENEQEPMQIGTLICNSISNTFEYGRSGNQDINPVTYLNLTLSTNGSKRLLGNVSVLDSYILSSPAILDSNGYALTNP; encoded by the coding sequence TAATGCTAAACGAAAATACAGTATCCCCCAGCCTGGCGATAACGTTTGCGTAAACAACAGCGTGATTTTAGACGTAAATAACCTGACCGTCAACAACTTGTCAGGGGCTGGGGATCTGATATTTGGTACGTCTTCCAAGACTCTCAACATAAGCGGCGAACTTAATATGGTTGGTTCATTAGACATGTCAAACGCAGCCCATCAGCTGCTCCTATATGGATATTCTAATTACATTGCTCTTTTTATTCCGGGAACATCTGGCACAGTTAATTATGTCAGCACATCTGCTTATCAATCGGTAATGCCGGCTACTTACCAAAATTTGACCATTTCCGGAACAGGTACATCTCAATTAATTGGAGATGTAATTGTCAATGGAAATCTTATACTATCAGGTAATCCCAATACTGGGGCAGGCGGAATATTGGAATTATCTAATTGTAGTTTCACTGTTTACGGAACTTCAACCTTTAATCAACCATCTTTACTATCCAAAAACTCAAACGTTGGAAACACTTTATTTGTCGGCGCTGTATCTGCTAATGGAGGTGATAACAAACGATTTAATTTAAGTGGCAATCCTAATATGGAATTTAGAGGAGGCTTGTCTTTAAATCAAAACAGTCAGCAATCCAATTTAGGTACTGGATTGATGAGTTTCACAACAAACAACCAGAATTTAAATGGAACATCCACTTTCAATTTTGGTGCAAATATTTTCATCGGATCGGGGATAACCTTAACTATTACAGGAAATGGCATTAACAGCTTTGGAACAATTACGGGTGAAGACAGTTCTTCGACGCTAAATAATAATTCGCAATTGTATTTATTTAACAATACGCTACCTATGTCAACTGGTGGAGTATTTAATTATATGAACACCACGCCTAGTACCATTGGATTTTGTTGTAATGGGAATCTAACAATCCCGTTAAATACTTTTTATAATTTAGACATACAAGGAACTGGGGTTAAGACATTAGGCGCCAATACAACGGTAAACAACAATTTAACTTTAGAAAATTCGGGAAATTTAGAGTGTTCCTCATACTCCCTTTCAGTTACTGGAGTAACTGTTGCAAATCAACCATCTTTACTCTCTAAGAATTCAAATAGTGGTTATTTATTATTCGAAGGAAATGTAACTGGTTTAGGTGGAGATAGCAAAAGGTTTGATTTCACCGGCAACCCCAACATTGAGTTCAGAAATGGATTTTCGCTTAATCAGAAAGCATCTGGCAATACACTAGGGACAGGTGTAATCAGTTTTACTACAAATAATCAAAATTTTGCTTACACAAGCGGGCAAACCATAGTTTCAAACCCAATACTGATATCTGGCGCTATAACTGTTGTTTTTTCTGGGCCGCTGTCGGGTGGGTATTTCGACTTGCTAAACACGGTAAACGGCACTATTTCTGGATCAACTTGGAATAATGAATGTTACTCGAAATATGAAAATGAACAAGAGCCAATGCAAATCGGCACGCTCATATGTAATTCTATATCAAATACATTTGAATATGGAAGAAGTGGAAATCAAGACATAAACCCAGTAACATATTTGAATTTAACATTGTCAACCAATGGCTCAAAAAGACTATTGGGAAATGTCAGTGTTTTAGATTCTTATATTTTAAGCTCACCTGCTATTCTTGATTCCAATGGGTATGCTTTGACAAATCCTTAA